The following are encoded together in the Myxococcales bacterium genome:
- a CDS encoding ABC transporter permease, with protein sequence MSRIFGAVWIAFLLAFGALKRSPLRASLTALGILIGVAAVTIVVALGEGATQEISGRIDSMGENALIVMPAETLRSGVRDERAVGILTEGDAEALAAEAPAVERAAPLLFSSAQVAWRDANSPTTIVGSTRAFFDIRRWKVSSGTLWPVSSETLGEKVCVIGVGVRNNLFGSEDPVGQTLRIGRHPFRIVGLLDEKGQGPFGNDQDDVVVMPVATLRAKLLPTRPGQVGRILLQGTTPDSAAEVERQAEAILRQRHGLTEGAENDFRVRSQEDFRRRQEGILGTLRTLLLSIALVSLVVGGIGVMNIMLVSVTERTREIGIRMAIGAREIDIMFQFLVEAVVLSLLGGAVGALLAVLAVRSIANALGWQMGVSTDALMVALGVSTTIGVTFGFFPARRAARLDPIHALRRE encoded by the coding sequence ATGAGTAGGATCTTCGGTGCGGTCTGGATTGCGTTCTTGCTCGCCTTCGGCGCGCTCAAGCGCAGTCCGCTCCGGGCGAGCTTGACCGCGCTCGGGATCCTGATCGGTGTGGCCGCGGTGACCATTGTGGTTGCGCTGGGTGAGGGTGCGACCCAGGAGATCTCCGGACGCATCGACAGCATGGGCGAAAACGCGCTGATCGTCATGCCGGCCGAGACGTTGCGCAGCGGCGTGCGCGACGAACGGGCGGTCGGCATCCTGACCGAGGGTGACGCCGAGGCTCTGGCCGCCGAGGCCCCGGCGGTGGAGCGAGCCGCGCCGCTTCTCTTCAGCTCGGCGCAGGTCGCCTGGCGAGACGCGAACTCGCCCACCACCATCGTGGGTAGCACCCGGGCGTTCTTCGACATCCGACGCTGGAAGGTGTCGTCAGGCACGCTCTGGCCGGTCTCGAGCGAGACCCTCGGCGAGAAGGTGTGTGTGATCGGCGTCGGCGTGCGCAACAACCTGTTCGGCAGCGAAGATCCCGTCGGGCAGACGCTGCGCATTGGACGCCACCCGTTCCGAATCGTCGGGCTCCTGGACGAGAAAGGCCAGGGGCCCTTTGGCAACGATCAGGACGACGTGGTCGTGATGCCCGTAGCAACGCTGCGCGCCAAGCTCCTGCCCACCCGCCCGGGCCAGGTCGGGCGCATCTTGTTGCAGGGGACCACGCCCGACTCCGCGGCGGAGGTCGAGCGCCAAGCCGAAGCCATCCTGCGCCAGAGGCATGGCCTGACCGAGGGCGCCGAGAACGACTTCCGCGTTCGCAGCCAAGAGGACTTCCGGCGCCGCCAGGAGGGGATCTTGGGGACGCTGCGCACCCTCTTGCTCTCGATCGCGCTGGTGAGCCTGGTCGTGGGTGGGATCGGCGTGATGAACATCATGCTCGTCAGTGTTACCGAGCGAACCCGGGAGATCGGGATCCGCATGGCGATTGGCGCCCGGGAGATCGACATCATGTTTCAGTTCCTGGTCGAGGCCGTGGTGCTGTCGCTCCTGGGTGGCGCGGTGGGGGCACTCCTGGCGGTGCTCGCGGTGCGCAGCATCGCCAACGCCCTGGGCTGGCAGATGGGTGTGTCCACCGATGCACTGATGGTTGCGCTTGGCGTGAGCACGACCATCGGCGTCACCTTCGGGTTCTTCCCAGCGCGGCGGGCGGCGCGCCTCGACCCCATCCACGCACTCCGGCGCGAATAG
- a CDS encoding ABC transporter permease: MNAVLTSLRMALSALVRQRLRSLLTSIGILIGVAAVVLVAALGAGARGEIDKQIQSLGSNVIFVFSQPSAKSGAKSRASMGMGLTERDAEAIRREATAVTAVTVYSEVKAQLVSEFGNGKIGVMGVDHSYFAVRGYEVATGRRFNESEALTKAKVALIAPTAQTKLFGNQDPVGRWVRVGKHPFQIIGTLRSKGQSPFEDQDDRILIPIGTWRSRVVPTLGDRVQLVMASAKSAEHSSEAERQVRQILLQRHQIAEGEEPDFRIGTQQEFQRMQEGIFTVLTILLLSVAAISLLVGGVGVMNIMLVGVTERTREIGIRMAIGARPADIQFQFLLESIALTLFGGVAGIVVAAILMQVFAKDLGFPMQISLQAIAVAVGTSVIIGLVFGFWPARRAAHLDPIEALHHE; the protein is encoded by the coding sequence GTGAACGCGGTCCTGACCTCGTTGCGCATGGCGCTCTCGGCCCTGGTTCGCCAGCGCCTGCGGTCCCTGCTCACGTCCATCGGCATCCTGATCGGTGTGGCGGCGGTGGTGCTGGTGGCGGCTCTGGGCGCCGGCGCCCGCGGCGAGATCGACAAACAGATCCAGAGCCTGGGCTCCAACGTCATCTTCGTGTTCTCACAACCCTCGGCCAAGAGCGGCGCGAAATCCCGGGCCAGCATGGGCATGGGGCTGACGGAGCGCGACGCCGAGGCCATTCGCCGCGAGGCGACGGCGGTGACCGCCGTGACGGTCTACTCCGAGGTCAAGGCCCAGCTCGTGAGTGAGTTCGGCAACGGCAAGATCGGCGTGATGGGGGTGGACCACAGCTACTTCGCCGTGCGCGGCTACGAGGTCGCGACCGGGCGGCGTTTCAACGAGAGTGAGGCGCTGACCAAGGCCAAGGTCGCGCTGATCGCGCCCACTGCCCAGACGAAGTTGTTCGGCAACCAGGACCCCGTCGGGCGCTGGGTGCGGGTCGGGAAACACCCATTTCAGATCATCGGCACGCTGCGCTCGAAGGGCCAATCGCCGTTCGAAGATCAGGACGACCGCATCCTGATCCCGATCGGGACCTGGCGCTCGCGGGTCGTGCCCACGCTAGGGGATCGCGTCCAGCTGGTGATGGCGTCGGCAAAGAGCGCGGAGCACAGCAGCGAAGCCGAGCGTCAGGTGCGCCAGATCTTGCTCCAGCGTCACCAGATTGCGGAGGGTGAAGAGCCGGACTTTCGCATCGGAACCCAGCAGGAATTTCAGCGCATGCAGGAGGGCATCTTCACGGTGCTGACGATCTTGCTGCTCTCGGTCGCTGCCATCTCACTCTTGGTCGGCGGGGTTGGGGTGATGAACATCATGCTCGTGGGGGTCACCGAGCGCACCCGCGAGATCGGCATTCGGATGGCGATCGGAGCGCGCCCGGCCGACATCCAGTTCCAGTTTCTGCTGGAGTCGATCGCGCTCACACTCTTCGGCGGCGTTGCGGGCATCGTCGTGGCCGCGATCTTGATGCAGGTCTTCGCCAAGGATCTCGGCTTCCCGATGCAGATCAGCCTGCAGGCCATCGCCGTGGCCGTTGGCACCAGCGTGATCATCGGGTTGGTGTTCGGGTTCTGGCCCGCGCGGCGCGCCGCGCATCTCGACCCGATCGAGGCGCTGCACCATGAGTAG
- a CDS encoding TlpA family protein disulfide reductase, whose translation MDHLPRSSSGVWVLALLACACGTNRPDIPEYLLADDAGNTAGYPSGPYAKDIKGDIGLVLGDLSFQQGWLDPKTAGYDTAKLAPISLSDFYDPDGSKGNEILLFNTAAGWCGACKNEHEGTGTNPSLGEHAASLAPRGFRVLSVLFEDGNFNPAQEKHLVAWAKSYETNFPFALDPENQLGGTFGVDQTAPLNLVVDAKTMKVLFGTTGDKGAVIWPFIETELEKRGK comes from the coding sequence ATGGACCACCTGCCACGGTCCTCGAGCGGGGTCTGGGTGCTGGCGCTGCTCGCCTGCGCCTGCGGCACGAACCGCCCGGACATACCGGAGTACTTGCTGGCGGACGACGCAGGCAACACCGCCGGTTATCCGAGTGGACCCTACGCGAAGGACATCAAGGGCGACATCGGGCTCGTGCTCGGCGACCTCTCGTTTCAGCAGGGCTGGCTCGACCCCAAGACCGCCGGGTACGACACGGCCAAGCTCGCGCCCATCAGTCTCTCGGATTTTTACGATCCCGACGGCAGCAAGGGCAACGAGATCTTGCTGTTCAACACCGCGGCCGGCTGGTGTGGTGCGTGCAAGAACGAACACGAAGGGACCGGGACGAACCCGTCGCTCGGTGAACACGCGGCCTCGCTCGCGCCTCGGGGATTCAGGGTGCTGAGTGTGCTGTTCGAGGACGGGAACTTCAATCCCGCCCAGGAGAAACACCTGGTCGCCTGGGCGAAGTCTTATGAGACGAATTTCCCGTTTGCTCTCGATCCCGAGAATCAGCTCGGCGGTACCTTCGGCGTCGATCAGACCGCACCGCTCAACCTGGTGGTCGACGCCAAGACTATGAAGGTCCTGTTCGGAACGACGGGCGACAAGGGCGCGGTGATCTGGCCCTTCATCGAGACCGAGCTGGAAAAGCGCGGGAAGTAG
- a CDS encoding Mrp/NBP35 family ATP-binding protein yields MPPGPTGTRAMSSEQQTPSVSGRVVAEGDPVPGVKNVVLVMSGKGGVGKSTVAANLTLALKRQGYRVGLLDADMYGPSVPTMFGITGQPMTDGKKIQPLERFGVKLMSIGFMLEDPKSAIVWRGPMLHGALVQFLKDVDWGELDFLLLDLPPGTGDIALTLSQQLRTNGSVIVTTPQEVALMDVYKSVSMCQKVGIPITGVVENESYFICDGCDKRHELFGAGGGAKVAEMAGAPLLGQIPIHPSVREWGDAGTPLVQASPGSEMAQAFVRVAERLVEQLEADNARASGGLVIDRAGGVNRHLPISR; encoded by the coding sequence ATGCCTCCCGGTCCTACGGGAACGCGGGCCATGAGCAGCGAACAACAAACGCCGAGTGTGTCGGGACGAGTCGTCGCCGAAGGGGACCCCGTCCCCGGCGTGAAGAACGTCGTGTTGGTGATGAGCGGCAAGGGCGGGGTTGGCAAGAGCACGGTGGCCGCCAACCTGACGCTCGCGCTCAAACGCCAGGGTTATCGCGTTGGTTTGCTCGACGCGGACATGTACGGCCCGAGCGTGCCGACCATGTTCGGCATCACCGGCCAGCCCATGACCGATGGCAAGAAGATCCAGCCCCTCGAGCGCTTCGGGGTGAAGCTGATGAGCATTGGTTTCATGCTCGAAGATCCGAAGAGCGCCATCGTCTGGCGCGGGCCGATGCTGCACGGCGCGTTGGTGCAATTCCTGAAGGACGTGGACTGGGGTGAGCTCGACTTCTTGTTGCTCGACCTGCCGCCGGGCACCGGAGACATCGCCCTCACCCTCTCGCAGCAGCTGCGCACCAACGGCTCTGTCATCGTCACGACCCCCCAAGAGGTCGCGCTGATGGACGTCTACAAGTCCGTCAGCATGTGCCAGAAGGTCGGCATTCCGATCACCGGCGTGGTGGAGAACGAGAGCTATTTCATCTGCGACGGCTGCGACAAACGGCACGAGCTGTTCGGCGCCGGCGGCGGCGCCAAGGTCGCGGAGATGGCGGGAGCCCCCCTGCTCGGCCAGATCCCCATCCACCCGAGCGTCCGCGAGTGGGGTGACGCTGGCACTCCCCTGGTGCAGGCCTCCCCGGGCTCCGAGATGGCGCAGGCGTTCGTGCGGGTCGCCGAGCGCCTCGTGGAGCAGCTGGAAGCGGACAATGCGCGCGCTTCGGGCGGTCTGGTCATCGACCGGGCCGGCGGAGTCAACCGCCACCTGCCGATTTCGCGCTGA
- a CDS encoding ABC transporter ATP-binding protein, protein MSRLIGLSGVCKDYMSGPEIVHALVDVELEIGSGEFVAVVGTSGSGKSTLMNILGCLDRPTRGRYELAGIDVTERSTDQRALVRNRLIGFVFQGFNLLPRTTALENVELPLVYRGIGARERFRRAARALAQVGLADRAHHTPAQLSGGQQQRVAIARALVTNPPLLLADEPTGNLDTRTSHDVLGLLQALSTDHGITVVIVTHEADIAACARRIITVRDGRIDRDERNAAPRLALAESSP, encoded by the coding sequence ATGTCCCGGCTCATCGGTCTCAGCGGCGTATGCAAGGACTACATGAGCGGTCCGGAGATCGTGCACGCGTTGGTCGACGTGGAGCTCGAGATCGGGTCCGGCGAGTTCGTGGCGGTGGTGGGCACGAGCGGCAGCGGTAAGAGCACGCTGATGAACATCTTGGGCTGCCTCGATCGCCCCACGCGGGGTCGCTACGAGCTGGCGGGTATCGACGTGACGGAGCGCTCCACCGATCAGCGGGCGCTGGTGCGAAACCGACTGATCGGGTTCGTGTTCCAGGGTTTCAATCTGCTGCCGCGCACCACGGCTCTCGAGAACGTCGAGCTGCCGCTGGTGTACCGCGGCATCGGCGCCCGCGAGCGCTTCCGGCGGGCGGCGCGCGCCCTGGCGCAGGTAGGGCTGGCTGACCGAGCGCACCACACGCCCGCGCAGCTCTCCGGTGGGCAGCAACAGCGGGTGGCCATCGCCCGGGCGCTGGTCACGAATCCGCCGCTGCTCCTGGCGGACGAACCCACGGGCAACCTCGACACCCGCACCAGTCACGACGTGCTCGGCCTGCTCCAGGCCTTGTCGACGGACCACGGCATCACGGTCGTGATCGTGACTCACGAAGCGGACATCGCGGCCTGTGCACGCCGCATCATCACCGTGCGCGACGGGCGCATCGATCGCGACGAGCGGAACGCGGCCCCCAGGCTCGCGCTCGCCGAGAGCAGTCCGTGA
- a CDS encoding TlpA family protein disulfide reductase has protein sequence MALLVLGVAACGSSPAGGPSDASSGGAKPPDFELSTLDGQTVRLSDHLGKDVILIDFWATFCDPCLASMPHLDELYKKHKAEGFVVLGVSIDGPESAAQVKSTVSKLGVSFPILLDQETRVVALYNPKTSAPYSVLIGRDGSVLTKKEGYTTGDGTSVDKDVEAALARK, from the coding sequence ATGGCGCTGCTCGTCCTGGGAGTCGCGGCGTGCGGCTCGAGCCCGGCGGGCGGCCCATCGGACGCGAGCTCCGGAGGAGCCAAGCCGCCGGACTTCGAGCTTTCGACGCTCGACGGCCAGACGGTGCGGCTCTCCGATCACCTGGGCAAGGACGTGATCCTGATCGACTTCTGGGCGACCTTCTGTGATCCCTGCCTGGCGTCGATGCCCCACCTCGACGAGCTGTACAAGAAGCACAAGGCCGAGGGCTTCGTGGTGCTCGGAGTCTCCATCGACGGGCCGGAGTCGGCCGCGCAGGTGAAGAGCACGGTGTCGAAGCTCGGCGTCTCGTTCCCGATCTTGCTCGATCAGGAGACCCGCGTCGTGGCCCTCTACAACCCCAAGACGAGCGCGCCTTACAGCGTGCTCATCGGGCGGGACGGCAGTGTGCTGACCAAGAAAGAGGGCTACACCACCGGCGACGGGACGTCCGTCGACAAGGACGTGGAAGCCGCCCTCGCGCGCAAGTGA
- a CDS encoding redoxin domain-containing protein — protein MKTALLLSAAVGVITITGCGSSDAGDPPKQNDFDHGTVVNNGTGGAAGGTSTTEPPFTAYEYPAGPYGTQVGSIIEPLALLGWTAPRQAGPEGYDNSLFEPVNVAQYYNPTGAKPIKLLWINSSAVWCGPCNEEYRYMRDNKTYQNDIKPLGVELFGTLMEDGANPPNPAKPVNLTSWGVKYEVEAPMGLDPAFKVAKYFKQATVPGGLFVDTKTMKIVEILSGGSVPDVCCDSSSCYAAPNDECQSGGCSSGQQCVSGVLSKLKSAVANL, from the coding sequence ATGAAGACGGCATTGCTGCTCTCCGCAGCGGTTGGTGTGATCACGATCACTGGATGCGGCAGCTCCGACGCGGGCGATCCTCCGAAACAAAACGACTTCGATCACGGCACGGTCGTGAACAATGGCACCGGCGGCGCAGCCGGTGGCACCTCCACCACCGAGCCTCCGTTCACGGCGTACGAGTATCCGGCGGGCCCCTACGGCACGCAGGTCGGCTCCATCATCGAGCCGCTCGCGTTGCTTGGCTGGACGGCGCCCCGGCAGGCGGGGCCCGAGGGCTACGACAACAGCCTCTTCGAGCCGGTCAACGTCGCTCAGTATTACAACCCGACCGGGGCAAAACCGATCAAGCTGCTCTGGATCAACTCGTCAGCGGTCTGGTGTGGGCCGTGTAACGAAGAGTACCGCTACATGCGGGACAACAAGACCTACCAGAACGACATCAAGCCACTCGGGGTCGAGCTGTTCGGCACGTTGATGGAAGACGGCGCGAACCCGCCGAACCCCGCCAAGCCGGTGAACCTCACGTCGTGGGGCGTCAAATACGAGGTCGAAGCGCCGATGGGCCTCGACCCCGCGTTCAAGGTTGCCAAGTACTTCAAACAGGCCACCGTCCCCGGAGGCCTCTTCGTCGACACCAAGACGATGAAGATCGTCGAGATCCTCTCGGGCGGTAGCGTCCCCGACGTCTGCTGTGACTCCAGCAGCTGTTACGCCGCGCCCAACGACGAGTGCCAGAGCGGCGGCTGCTCCTCGGGTCAGCAGTGTGTCTCCGGAGTGCTCAGCAAGCTCAAGTCGGCGGTCGCGAATCTGTGA
- a CDS encoding 30S ribosomal protein S1 gives MSSEIENSTADSAPEGAEPNTSGEATAAPAAEASTGTPVTPETPEPGQSSTATSDASAPLVEPSPSDAESASAAATDDAASAAPAAGGGESEAPGDDSAGDDDADDSDGDGDDGASAEGEAVEGEVATADGEPGKKKKRRRRKKKKPGDGSAAADGQSTGRDEHARSRSHRPATERAPFHVGEEVFGKVTAVLETAVMVDLAGKALAIFDRTEMKPDDLMPSVGDRFVAHIHNDGVRGGLVVLTRKPLREEEIKPAVEAAAKDGSLVHGLVTGAIKGGIEVDISGLRAFAPASGMDLHPQNANFSGLVGQRLDFKVIQYKNAGRDVVVSRRPMLEAEAHERRKHALTLLTEEQVLKGIVRTVVEWGAFVALPDAENLEGLVHVSEASHDSRARMVDLLRPGEQVEVKILKIDEKGKIWLSRKALIEDPWAAAREKYAPGSRHSGKVQKLLDFGAFVELEPGIEALIHISDLSLTRIEHPNEVLKEGQDVDVVVHNFDPRTKKIALHPAPPADRAAEEPQKVARNSIVKVEVIKHEASGLIVRILGVTGRGARGFLPAGQTGTPRGTDLRKSFKMGSTLDVKVIDIDPRRGEPKLSIKGMAEDEERRAHREYRQALAKEGGFGTLGDLLAKKLNKGG, from the coding sequence ATGTCTTCCGAGATCGAAAACTCCACCGCCGACTCCGCGCCCGAAGGCGCTGAGCCGAACACCTCCGGCGAAGCTACGGCCGCGCCGGCCGCGGAGGCGTCGACAGGCACCCCCGTGACACCCGAAACCCCCGAGCCCGGCCAGTCGAGCACGGCAACGAGCGACGCGAGCGCGCCGCTTGTCGAACCGAGCCCGAGCGACGCCGAGTCCGCAAGCGCAGCCGCGACGGACGACGCCGCGAGCGCGGCGCCAGCCGCGGGCGGCGGCGAGAGCGAAGCTCCAGGCGACGACAGCGCGGGCGACGACGACGCCGACGACAGCGACGGCGACGGCGACGACGGGGCTTCGGCTGAAGGCGAAGCGGTCGAGGGCGAAGTAGCAACCGCGGACGGCGAACCGGGAAAAAAGAAGAAGCGACGGCGTCGCAAGAAGAAGAAGCCGGGCGACGGTAGTGCGGCGGCAGACGGTCAGAGCACCGGACGCGACGAGCACGCGCGGTCGCGCAGCCACCGACCGGCAACCGAGCGCGCACCGTTCCACGTCGGCGAAGAGGTGTTCGGCAAGGTGACGGCCGTGCTCGAGACGGCGGTCATGGTGGATCTGGCGGGCAAAGCCCTGGCCATCTTCGATCGCACCGAGATGAAGCCGGACGACCTGATGCCCAGCGTCGGAGATCGCTTCGTCGCGCACATCCACAACGACGGTGTGCGCGGCGGATTGGTCGTGCTCACCCGCAAGCCCCTCAGGGAAGAGGAGATCAAACCGGCGGTCGAGGCAGCGGCCAAGGACGGCAGCCTGGTCCACGGCCTGGTCACCGGCGCGATCAAAGGCGGCATCGAGGTCGACATCTCGGGCCTGCGCGCCTTCGCGCCCGCGTCGGGCATGGATCTGCACCCACAGAACGCCAACTTCAGCGGGCTGGTCGGCCAACGCCTCGACTTCAAGGTGATCCAGTACAAAAACGCGGGCCGCGACGTGGTCGTCTCGCGCCGCCCGATGCTGGAGGCCGAGGCCCACGAGCGGCGCAAACACGCGCTCACCCTGCTCACCGAAGAGCAGGTCCTCAAGGGCATCGTGCGCACGGTGGTCGAGTGGGGCGCTTTCGTTGCGCTTCCCGACGCGGAGAACCTCGAAGGCCTCGTGCACGTGTCGGAGGCCAGCCACGACTCCCGCGCTCGTATGGTCGACCTGCTTCGTCCCGGCGAACAGGTCGAGGTCAAGATCCTGAAGATCGACGAAAAGGGAAAGATCTGGCTGAGCCGCAAGGCGCTGATCGAGGACCCCTGGGCCGCCGCGCGAGAGAAGTATGCGCCGGGTAGCCGTCACTCCGGCAAGGTGCAGAAGCTCCTCGACTTCGGCGCTTTCGTCGAGCTCGAGCCGGGCATCGAAGCGCTGATCCACATCTCGGATCTCTCGCTGACCCGCATCGAACATCCGAACGAGGTGCTCAAAGAAGGGCAGGACGTCGACGTCGTCGTCCACAACTTCGACCCGCGCACCAAGAAGATCGCGCTCCACCCTGCTCCGCCCGCCGATCGTGCGGCCGAGGAGCCGCAGAAGGTCGCGCGCAACAGCATCGTCAAGGTCGAGGTGATCAAACACGAGGCCTCGGGGCTCATCGTGCGCATCCTCGGCGTCACGGGGCGTGGGGCGCGTGGTTTCTTGCCGGCCGGCCAGACCGGAACTCCGCGCGGCACCGATCTCCGGAAGTCGTTCAAGATGGGTTCGACCCTGGACGTCAAGGTCATCGACATCGATCCTCGGCGGGGTGAGCCCAAGCTCAGCATCAAGGGCATGGCCGAGGACGAAGAGCGGCGCGCCCATCGCGAGTACCGCCAGGCCCTGGCCAAAGAGGGCGGCTTCGGCACCCTCGGCGACTTGCTGGCCAAGAAGCTGAACAAAGGCGGCTGA
- a CDS encoding MATE family efflux transporter, translated as MSHRSLEPASFRRELRTTTTLAGPLVLGHLSTALIGFVDNVIAGHHGTRTLASVTIGNALYFLPLTVVMGTLMAVPPSVSELYGAGRRREIGPLFRQALWLAVGLAPPLFLFLTLIPQALPAMGIASEIAPGATAFLHGIRWGVPAFCLFLCMRYMSDGVQFTLPTMLLSFGGLLLLVPLGYALTYGAFGAPELGAGGLGFATAIVLWTQAIVLAVYLARARRFSELELFSRFDPPRVSELARLLGTGLPIGFTVLMEGSLFIVAALLIGRLGEVPAAAHQVAINVASLAFMIPLGIAEATTVRVGHAVGRGDRLGIRRAAFAGFVIMLGTQLVSGAVLLLGNHEIVRLYTKDPAVAALAASLILYAAAFQFPDGAQVLSNGALRGLRDTRMPMILAAIAYWVVGIPLGASLSLHFGQGPRGMWTGLIVGLTVAAVLLGSRFLRSSRTLPLIARPDHGS; from the coding sequence ATGTCGCATCGCAGCCTCGAGCCGGCGAGCTTTCGTCGCGAGCTCCGGACGACCACCACACTGGCGGGCCCGCTCGTGCTCGGGCACCTGTCGACCGCCCTGATCGGCTTCGTCGACAACGTGATCGCGGGGCATCACGGCACTCGCACGCTGGCCTCGGTCACCATCGGCAACGCCTTGTACTTCTTGCCGCTCACGGTGGTGATGGGCACCTTGATGGCGGTGCCGCCGTCGGTGTCCGAGCTGTACGGTGCAGGTCGGCGCCGGGAGATCGGTCCGTTGTTTCGGCAAGCGTTGTGGCTCGCCGTCGGGCTCGCGCCGCCGCTCTTTCTGTTCCTCACGCTCATCCCCCAGGCGCTGCCCGCCATGGGCATCGCCAGTGAAATTGCGCCGGGCGCGACCGCGTTTCTGCACGGCATTCGCTGGGGAGTGCCGGCGTTCTGTCTGTTCCTGTGTATGCGCTACATGAGTGATGGCGTGCAGTTCACGCTGCCCACCATGCTCCTGTCGTTCGGCGGGTTGCTCCTGCTCGTGCCGCTCGGTTACGCCCTGACCTACGGCGCCTTCGGCGCCCCGGAGCTCGGCGCAGGGGGACTCGGGTTTGCCACTGCCATCGTGCTCTGGACTCAGGCCATCGTGCTCGCGGTGTACCTGGCCCGTGCCCGCCGTTTTTCCGAGCTCGAGCTGTTCTCGCGCTTCGACCCGCCACGTGTCTCGGAGCTCGCGCGGTTGCTCGGCACGGGGCTGCCCATCGGTTTCACCGTGCTGATGGAGGGCAGCCTCTTCATCGTGGCGGCACTGCTCATCGGCCGCCTGGGTGAGGTGCCCGCGGCGGCCCACCAGGTCGCCATCAACGTGGCGAGTCTCGCCTTCATGATCCCGCTCGGCATCGCCGAGGCCACGACCGTACGGGTGGGACACGCCGTCGGTCGCGGCGACCGGCTGGGCATTCGCCGCGCCGCCTTCGCCGGGTTCGTGATCATGCTCGGCACTCAGCTCGTGTCCGGCGCCGTGTTGCTCCTCGGCAACCACGAGATTGTCCGCCTCTACACCAAGGACCCGGCCGTCGCTGCCCTGGCCGCCAGCTTGATCCTCTACGCGGCGGCGTTTCAGTTTCCCGACGGGGCGCAGGTGCTCTCCAATGGTGCTCTGCGCGGCCTCAGAGACACCCGCATGCCGATGATCCTCGCGGCGATCGCCTACTGGGTCGTTGGCATTCCGCTCGGGGCGAGCCTGAGCCTCCACTTCGGGCAGGGACCTCGCGGCATGTGGACGGGGCTCATCGTGGGTCTGACGGTGGCCGCGGTCCTGCTCGGCTCGCGCTTCCTCCGTTCGTCGCGCACGCTGCCGCTGATCGCACGGCCGGATCACGGCAGCTGA